One genomic segment of Planctomycetota bacterium includes these proteins:
- a CDS encoding nucleoside 2-deoxyribosyltransferase, whose protein sequence is MTRPLKVYLAAPLFTQHERSWNREFASHLQQRLGCSVTLPQEIPLSAAAPAAKQFARIFRQCLAGLDACDVVVAVLDGPDADSGTAFEVGYAYALGKPVVGVRTDYREQQERGTNLMLARSCAGFVRPRAFDDDLGALAAAVARQVRRVAR, encoded by the coding sequence GTGACCCGACCGCTGAAGGTGTACCTTGCCGCGCCGCTGTTCACCCAGCACGAGCGAAGCTGGAACCGCGAGTTCGCCAGCCACCTGCAACAGCGTCTGGGCTGTTCAGTGACGTTGCCCCAGGAAATCCCCCTGAGCGCGGCCGCGCCGGCGGCGAAGCAGTTCGCCCGGATCTTCCGCCAGTGTCTTGCAGGTCTGGATGCCTGCGATGTGGTGGTGGCCGTGCTCGATGGACCCGATGCCGACTCGGGCACTGCCTTTGAGGTTGGCTATGCGTACGCTCTTGGCAAACCCGTGGTCGGGGTTCGGACCGACTACCGCGAGCAGCAGGAGCGGGGGACAAACCTGATGCTCGCCCGGAGCTGCGCGGGCTTCGTCCGCCCACGTGCATTCGATGATGACCTGGGCGCCCTCGCCGCGGCGGTCGCACGGCAGGTGCGGAGGGTTGCGCGGTGA
- the xerD gene encoding site-specific tyrosine recombinase XerD — protein MDTASLIQAFLDYLAVECALAVNTQDAYARDLALFADYLERRSQPDVRTVTTTLALGFLAELKDRGYAVGTIARMLVAVRMFYRYLALEGQVERNVMAALDSPRLWRRLPAVLSPAEVDALLAAPDTATPLGIRDKAILEVLYATGVRASEVTSLNTDSVHHDYGYLRCLGKGSKERVVPIGRAAVDWVRRYTAEVRPALARGRPEPALFLSRIGRRLTRLAIWALVKRYARLAGVRKQVSPHTLRHSFATHLLAGGADLRSVQEMLGHASIMTTQIYTHVDKDRLKDVHRRFHPRG, from the coding sequence ATGGACACCGCCTCCCTGATCCAGGCATTCCTCGACTACCTGGCCGTGGAATGCGCCCTGGCCGTGAACACGCAGGATGCGTACGCCCGGGACCTCGCACTGTTCGCCGACTACCTGGAGCGTCGGTCCCAACCCGACGTCCGCACCGTGACGACGACGCTGGCCCTGGGCTTCCTGGCGGAGTTGAAGGACCGCGGCTACGCCGTCGGCACCATCGCGCGCATGCTCGTGGCGGTCAGAATGTTCTACCGCTACCTGGCGCTCGAGGGGCAGGTGGAGCGCAACGTCATGGCCGCGCTCGACTCTCCCCGGCTCTGGCGCCGGCTGCCGGCCGTCCTGAGCCCCGCGGAGGTGGATGCGCTCCTGGCCGCGCCGGACACGGCCACCCCCCTGGGCATCCGCGACAAGGCCATCCTGGAGGTCCTCTACGCCACGGGCGTGCGCGCCAGCGAGGTAACCTCGCTGAACACCGACAGCGTGCACCACGACTACGGCTATCTCCGCTGCCTTGGCAAGGGCTCGAAGGAACGAGTGGTCCCGATCGGCCGCGCGGCGGTAGACTGGGTTCGGCGTTACACAGCGGAGGTGCGCCCCGCGCTGGCCAGGGGACGGCCGGAGCCGGCGCTCTTCCTGTCACGCATCGGCCGCCGTCTCACCCGGCTCGCCATCTGGGCTCTGGTGAAACGCTACGCACGCCTGGCCGGGGTGCGCAAACAGGTCTCGCCCCACACCCTTCGGCACTCGTTTGCGACCCATCTGCTGGCGGGGGGGGCCGACCTGCGCTCGGTGCAGGAGATGCTCGGGCATGCCAGCATCATGACGACGCAAATCTACACGCACGTGGACAAGGACAGGCTCAAGGACGTCCACCGCCGCTTCCACCCGCGCGGCTGA